In a genomic window of Xyrauchen texanus isolate HMW12.3.18 unplaced genomic scaffold, RBS_HiC_50CHRs HiC_scaffold_381, whole genome shotgun sequence:
- the LOC127642109 gene encoding uncharacterized protein LOC127642109 — protein MINDAELQRRRKRYHASCAAFMFDFKWRGKTWCIDASREDGSYGRIVNDDHKHPNCKMKKIDVNGKPHLCLFALDDIKEGEEIAYDYGGENYPWRTQMTSAAVNTSTASNSDPSLQSETQMDDESAQINSPQQIVIQLRNENDILVPRLRRTKSIMMKDMDLQDSGELFDSTPESSDNYVPDTTSDSDSDVSLTLNPTKRQLLDELDMNESASVSFPDCDTTTSDKMHSLTSKASGTVEEPSSSQKTIDCVVVNAYQKRDGGRVYNKRHYCLYCSKPYAKMARHLESSHANTSDVARALSFPKGSKERKKQLDYIRNKGNYAHNAAVMESGNGELVPFKRPPKKAQGEDFMHCAYCQGLFTRKVLWRHMRSCRLQPQSVPPKPGKNRVQSMCTYTGPVPSNMTKQLWGVISAMNPDPITDIIKNDTVITEIGQHLLNKGGLSAKNKQNVREKMRELGRLIHKARRVTSLKTMEDCVNPKKYMETVKAVKYTCGYDSETDKFMIPSACKQAWEFPG, from the exons ATGATAAATGATGCAGAACTGCAGAGGAGAAGAAAACGTTACCACGCATCCTGTGCTGCATTTATGTTTGATTTCAAGTGGCGAGGGAAAACATGGTG TATTGATGCGTCAAGAGAAGATGGATCGTATGGGCGGATCGTTAATGATGACCACAAACATCCAAATTGTAAGATGAAGAAAATTGACGTCAATGGAAAGCCTCACCTTTGTCTGTTTGCCCTGGATGACATTAAAGAAGGAGAAGAAATTGCCTATGATTATGGAGGAGAAAACTACCCATGGAGAACACAA ATGACCAGCGCTGCTGTTAATACCAGCACAGCGAGTAACTCTGATCCTTCTCTCCAGTCAGAGACTCAGATGGATGATGAATCTGCTCAAATCAACTCTCCTCAACAG aTTGTGATACAGCTCCgaaatgaaaatgacattttagtACCAAGACTGAGAAGGACTAAAAGTATCATG atgAAAGACATGGATCTTCAAGATTCTGGGGAGCTCTTTGATTCTACACCAGAGAGTTCAGATAATTATGTTCCAGATACCACTTCCGACAGTGACAGTGATGTTAGCCTTACACTGAACCCAACAAAACGTCAGCTTCTTGATGAACTGGATATGAATGAATCTGCCTCTGTAAGCTTCCCTGACTGTGACACAACAACGTCAGACAAAATGCACAGCCTTACATCTAAAGCATCTGGAACAGTAGAAGAGCCCAGTTCAAGTCAGAAAACAATAGACTGCGTAGTTGTTAATGCATACCAAAAAAGAGATGGCGGTAGAGTGTATAACAAGAGACATTACTGCTTGTATTGCTCCAAACCTTACGCTAAGATGGCAAGGCATCTAGAAAGTTCACATGCAAATACATCTGATGTGGCTAGAGCTCTAAGCTTTCCAAAAGgttcaaaagagagaaaaaaacagctgGATTATATTCGCAACAAAGGGAACTATGCCCACAATGCTGCTGTTATGGAATCAGGAAATGGGGAACTGGTGCCATTTAAACGACCACCTAAAAAAGCACAGGGAGAGGATTTCATGCATTGTGCGTACTGTCAAGGACTTTTTACAAGAAAGGTCCTGTGGCGTCATATGCGTTCTTGTAGACTTCAACCTCAGTCAGTCCCCCCCAAACCAGGAAAAAACCGTGTTCAGTCCATGTGTACATACACGGGGCCTGTGCCTTCAAACATGACCAAACAACTGTGGGGAGTAATCAGTGCCATGAATCCTGACCCAATCacagatataataaaaaatgacacaGTAATTACTGAAATTGGGCAGCACTTGTTGAACAAAGGAGGGCTATCAGCCAAAAATAAACAGAATGTGCGGGAGAAGATGCGAGAATTGGGAAGGTTGATTCACAAGGCGAGGAGAGTCACCTCTTTAAAAACGATGGAAGATTGTGTAAATCCAAAGAAGTACATGGAGACTGTCAAAGCTGTGAAGTATACGTGTGGGTATGACAGTGAAACGGACAAGTTCATGATTCCATCAGCTTGCAAACAAGCTTGGGAATTCCCTGGTTAA